The Synchiropus splendidus isolate RoL2022-P1 chromosome 1, RoL_Sspl_1.0, whole genome shotgun sequence genome includes a window with the following:
- the cldn34a gene encoding claudin-34, producing MMIYLVRTAHWQFLALVLGCVAWILTLATAGLNEWRLWSVPDQPMITSGVAWVGIWRACFSSHAYSKPENCWTIHISDQFLPPEIPVAQVLMMLAVICGLAGNVCGSMSVRMAYFSVEDRRNIRLVFVLAGGLYILTGTLTLVPVVWNLNSVLTNRTIDFPPEFCLPKAPAHQQVGSAIGVGLLASILMLCCGLTFLCYKHVWVDLKPQQRRGMMGLDNPTFIEEPTRTTVISREGPTEI from the coding sequence ATGATGATATACCTGGTTCGCACTGCCCACTGGCAGTTCCTGGCCCTGGTGCTGGGCTGTGTGGCCTGGATCCTCACCCTGGCCACTGCCGGCTTAAATGAGTGGCGTCTGTGGAGCGTCCCTGACCAACCCATGATCACCTCGGGCGTGGCCTGGGTGGGCATCTGGAGGGCATGCTTCTCCAGCCATGCTTACTCCAAGCCAGAGAACTGCTGGACCATCCACATATCGGACCAGTTTTTGCCTCCTGAGATCCCTGTGGCTCAGGTTCTGATGATGCTGGCGGTCATCTGTGGACTGGCAGGGAACGTCTGCGGATCCATGTCTGTGAGGATGGCCTACTTCTCTGTGGAGGATCGAAGGAACATCAGACTGGTGTTTGTGTTGGCGGGCGGCCTCTACATCCTCACCGGCACTCTCACTCTGgtgccggtggtgtggaacctcAACTCAGTGCTCACGAACAGAACCATAGACTTCCCACCAGAGTTCTGCCTACCTAAAGCCCCAGCCCATCAGCAAGTGGGCTCTGCCATCGGAGTGGGCCTCCTGGCCTCCATACTGATGCTCTGCTGTGGGCTGACTTTTCTGTGCTACAAGCACGTCTGGGTGGACCTGAAACCTCAGCAGAGGAGAGGCATGATGGGACTGGACAATCCAACCTTCATAGAGGAGCCCACACGTACGACTGTGATAAGCAGGGAAGGACCAACAGAGATCTGA